TTTCCACCAAGCTTAATTATTTCGGTCCCTGAATTAGCCGCCGAAGTCGTGATTGCTGTTGCCGCAAAAGGCATAATGGCATTCCATCCCAAGAGAAAAAACGCCAGCAAAGCCAGTACTGTAAAAGGAATCATAAAAACGATTCCTTTAGATACTGCCTGTCTGGAAAAGTTATTTCCGTATTTTTCAGTTAAACTGTAATTGAACTGCCGAAACAAAACCAGCAACAGTACAATCAAACCTCCTCCTATCAATACTGACACAAGAACTGCGCCAATGAGGTGCAGGATACTGAATGGACTAACGTCCAGGCCTGTCATGATTCCAAAAGCCAGAAAACACAAAGTATAAGGCCATATTATTGCATTTGCAGATTGATTCCCCATCTTAATCTCTCTTTCTTTTAAAACCCGACCTGCCCCAGTAACCCCCAGGCAAAAAGCATGACGGCTCCGCAAATTGTCGTCAGAATCACACTTAAAGCTGTTGCATCCCCTGATAGTTCTTTAATAGTAAAGAGCATGGGGCGCAAAGACCATAAAACGCCTGTGATGCCAAAGGCAACGGAGGTATTCCATCCCAGAAGCAGTGAGAAAAAAATGCCGCAAAGTGAATAAATAAGCGTCACTGAATAACCCAGAGAAAAGTTAGATAAGGTCCACTGCAGATCCAGATTTCTTTTTTGTGCCTGTGCCAGGACATGTACAAGGGCTGCAAGTAAAGCCACTCCTGCCGTTCCCATTATCAGGCCCAACATTGCCATAATAATCAGCCGCTCCATTCCAATAACACCTGTTCTGAAAAGATCAATTCCCGACTGCAGAAAAAAAAGTGTAAATGCCAGTCCAGATATTAAGAAGCCATATGGCCAAGGCAAGGTAACCATCCTTTTTTTAATCACCTCACCTGGATTCGCAATCATTTTTATCAACATGACGATCTGTGAACTCTCCTGTCTCTCCATTTTTTCTCCCTTTCCTCTCTATCTGACAATCAAAAAAACACTGACAACACAGACCAAACTTCCTAAACGCTGTCTTTAGCGTTTAATGTTATCTGCTTCCCAGTGTTTAAAAGCCAGTCCGGTTCCACTTTTCTTATTATTCCCCTAACTAATACAAAATATTCATATTTTATTCAATACTTTGACTACCTAATGAATATGACGATGATGGATATCCGGAAGATGTTGATGGCTGTGATGATGTTCTTCATGTTCATGAGCATGGGAATGTTCACCATCAAAATCATCATGCTGGTGATCATGGTGCTTATCATCATGGCAATGCTGGTGCTCATGGGCTACCGCTTCATGCCGATGGTCATGAGCGTGATCCTCAGATACCGTAAAATAGGTTCCAGCCAGCATAAGCATCAGGGCGGCAGCAAAAGCGATACTGAGTCCCGTCCCGAAAATTATCCAGGAAATGACAACCCCCATAAAAGGTGCAGCTGCATAATAGGCACTTGTTCTGGCAGCCCCCAGCCCCCTCTGCGCCTTAATATAAAATAGAATACTCAAACCGTAGGCAACAAATCCCAACAGCATCGCCAAGAAAATTTCCACCACTGTTGCAGAAAAATGTCCCCAGATCAAAGCGATAACAAGCGCACCCGTTCCTGAACCAAAGCCTTTAAGAATTACCACCTGGGCGGGGTCTTTGCTCGAAAGATTCCGGGTAAAATTATTTTCAAATCCCCAGCAGATGCAGGCCAACAGCACAAAAACCGCACCAATGGAGATTTCCAGCTGCCAGCCTTCTCCCAGGGTTAAAATCATACTCGATAGGGTAATCAGAACAATGGCAATCGTCAGCCTTTTACCAATTGCTTCCCGAAAGAAAATCATGGCAATCAGAGTCGTTGCCACTATTTCAAAATTCCCCAAAAGAGCTGCAGTTGCAGAATTTGTCTGGCTGATTCCGACCATTAAAAAAATCGGAGCCGCAATATCCAAAAGAATCATCAAAACCACAGAAGGAAGTTCTTCTCTTGTTAACGGTGCCTCTTTTTCAGACTGCTTTTTTTTATTTAAAACTACCAAAACAAGCATCCCCACACCGGCCCCAAGATATAAAAATGCCGCCAGATACAAGGGACTCATCTCGTTTACCAACAGTTTTGAAAAGGGCGCATTCAAACCAAAAAGAAGCGCCGCTAAAATTGCATATATTACCCAACGATCCAGTTTCATGTTAAACCCGCTTTCTTTTTCTTAATTATATCATAAAACATTTTCTTTCTTCCACGCTAAAACAAAGGCTTCCAGTGTATAATGTGACCAACTCACAGTCTAGATAAAACATTCTGATATAATAATAAAATATCAAATGAAAATAATCTAGCAGAAAGGAAAAAGGTTCATGGACTATCTGATTGCTTTTCTGGAAGGGATGATCACCTTCATCTCCCCTTGTCTACTGCCCATGCTGCCAGTTTATCTTTCATTTCTGACAGGTCAGCAGGAGGAGCAGTATAAACTTCGAAGCCTTGGCAACGCTCTGGGATTCGTTCTTGGCTTTACTCTTGTCTTTGTAACGCTAGGTGCTTTCTCCGGAACGCTGGGACAGTGGCTCAATGCTTACATCAGCCAGGTCAATCTAATCGCTGGTCTGATCGTTATTCTGTTCGGTCTTCAATTTATGGGCATTTTAAAAATCCCTTTTCTGGACCGCTCCGTAAAACTCAATCATTCCATCGAAAATGTTCATTTCCTGTCTGCGGTCCTCTTCGGTATGGTTTTTTCAATCGGCTGGACTCCCTGCGTTGGTGCATTTTTAGGTTCTGCACTGATGTTGGCGGCAAGTAGTGGTGAGACGCTCAAGGGAATTCTAATGCTCTTATCCTACTCAATGGGTCTGGGTATTCCATTTATATTAAGTGCTCTGGTGATTGATCAGTTAAAGGCTACTTTTAATTTCATTAAGCAGCACTATACACTGATTAATCGGATATCCGGAATCTTTTTAATTCTGATTGGAATTTTAATGGCAACCGGACTTTTTAATTCATTTCTGTCAATTCTGACTTTTTAGGAGACTCTTATGAACAAACAAATAAAAACAATCATTCTGATCGGCACTTTTATTCTGCTGATGGTTGCAGCTGCTTTTTTATACCAATTGCTGAGCAAATCCAATGAACCAGCATCCCCAAGCTCTCAAGAATCCGGTTCCGCAATTGGACAAAACGCTCCCGACTTTCTGGTATTTGATGCTAATGGCAACGCAGTCCGTCTTTCTGATTTCGAAGGTAAACCTATTGTTCTAAACTTCTGGGCGTCCTGGTGCCCTCCATGTCTGTCGGAGATGTATTTTTTTAATGAAGCTTATCTGGAAAAAGGAACTGAGGTGACCTTTTTAATGGTTGATTTGACCGACGGCCAGCGTGAAACTCAAGATGATGGACAAAGGTATGTTGACAGCCAGGGCTTTTCTTTTCCAGTTTATTTCGATCTGGAGCAGGATGCCGGCATTCAGATGGGAATAACCTCCATTCCCACCACTTATTTTATTGATGCCGGCGGCATCATTCAATTTGGCTATCAGGGTGCTATTACCAGTGATTTACTGCTTGACGGTATTAATGAACTTTTAAACCCATAACTGCCAATACTTTCTAACTACAAGGAGATCTTATGAAAAACAATCGTTACCTGTATCTTATCGTTCTTGGCTATTTTCTGCTGGGATTTGTCAATATTCACTTTGCTTTGTTTGGTCTGGTCTGCATGAGCCTCCCCATCATTCTCTTATTTAAAAATACCCAGAAAACCTGGTGTCAGGGATACTGCCCCAGAGCCGGCCTCTTAAACACCATCGGCAAATCTAAGCTTGGCCGGTCTAAACCATCACCCAAGTTTTTTACCCGCGGCAGCATGAAATGGATCATGCTGATCTATTTTGGCATTAGCTTGACATTTATCACCATCTCCACGATTCGAGTAGCTACTGCCGGTGTCGCACCAATGGAAATACTCAAACTCCTGATTGTCATCCCTCTGCCTTTCGAAGTTCCCCAATTAGTGGAATTTTCAGGAATCGCTCCCTGGCTGACCCACCTCTCCTATCGTTTCTATTCAATGATGCTGACAACCACCCTGATTGGTCTTAGCCTTTCAGTTGTTTACAAACCCCGTACCTGGTGTACAGTCTGCCCCATTTCAACCGTTTCCGGTGAATACATTAAATTCCAGAATCAGAGACAAAAAAATCAGGCTTTTGAATAAGCCTGATTTTTTTACAGTTCAATTCCCAGAACGTTTTTGACAATGATTCCAATAATAAAGGATATAACAGCCACCGAAAGACTGATCCCGGCCATGGTCAGAAAATCCCGTTTAAAGGGGGTATTCTTAGCCACTGAAATATAATAATTGAAGACGGCAATAATCAAAACGGCTATGGTTAGTGTAATTGCCAATGCTATCATGAAGGCATCCTGTCCCATGACCAAAAATGGCAAAATCAGTAAGACCACGGTGATCAGATAGGCAAAGCCGGTATAAACCGAGGATTTCAGGGGATTTTTTTCACCATCAGCCTTGGCCTGCAGGTATCCTGAAGCCGACATCGAAAGTGTTGCCGAAATACCGGTAATCAAACCGGCCATGGCGATAATTTTTGTATCCTGCATGGCAAAAGTATAACCCGCCAAAGCACCGGTCAGTTCAACCAGAGCATCATTCATCCCCAGAACCATGCTGCCCACATACTGAAGCCTTTCTTCATCCAACATATTTAGAAGCAGTTCTTCGTGAACCTCTTCTTCATCGATAATTTTTTTGAGTTCCGGTATTTTTTCAACCTGATCACTATAGCCTTCCAGACCTTTTTCTTCGCCCTTTTCTAAAAGCCTCACTGCAAAAGTAAAGCCAAAGATCATACTCATAAAAACGAAAAAATAGACCTTGAGCATATTAGCTTTAATTTTTTTATGTGAATACTCTTCAAACTTTAGGGCATGATTTTTTTCCTCCTCAGCAATTTGAAGAAGAATTTTTCCGTTCTCCCGATCCTTTGACCGACTTCCAATCCGCCGATAAATTTCATAGCTGTCCATTTCATCCTGCTGAAATCTTAAAAACATTTTTTGATCCATAAGTACTCCTCTCCCGATCAATTTTTATGCTATACTATTCTAAAAACGAGGTGATATATAATGCTTGATCAACCCCTAATCCCATTTCTGCAAAGTCACCTGACTTTCTGGCCCCAACTTTCTGAGGAACAAAAAAGCCTGCTCCTCGACAATTCCATCTTAAAAACTTATACGCAGGGCGAAAACATCCACAGTGGCGACAATGATTGTGTTGGTGTGCTCCTCATCAAATCCGGCGAACTTCGCACTTATATTTTATCAGAAGATGGCCGGGATATCACCCTATATCGACTGAACGAAGGTGAAGTCTGTATTTTATCAGCCTCCTGCATCCTATCCAACATTACCTTCGATGTTCATATAGACGCTGAAAAAGCATCATCTGTTATTTTAATCAATGCATCAATTTTTCAAAAGATTTGTTCTCAAAATATTTATGCCGAAAATTTCTCCTATAAATCAGCCATCGATCGTTTTTCCGATGTTATGTGGGCAATGCAGCAGATACTCTTTATGAGCTTCGACAAACGCCTGACTATTTTTCTTTTGGATGAAGTCTCCAAATCGGGCTCCAACGTCATTGCCATGACCCATGAACAAATTGCCAAATATGTAGGATCAGCCCGGGAAGTCGTATCGCGGATGCTCAAATATTTTGAAAAAGAAGGTTATGTCAAACTCTCCAGAGGTAAAATCGAAGTGATTGACAAGGTCAATTTGCGGGAGATGATTTAAACCGTTAAAAAAAACAGAAGCCTGGACTTTACACGTTTGTAAATATCAGACTTCTGTTTTTTATTTTCAGCTCCACCTGTTTGGTAAATTTCAGCCACGATTAAAGGCTGACCCTTTTCGGATCAGCCTAAGAGAGGAGTGTGTAAATATGAGGAATAAATCCTTATGCTTCCAGCATTTTTAAAATATCAGCTTTGGGTTTAGCACCAACAACCGTTTTAACAATCTTTCCATCTTTAAAAACAGCCAGCGTCGGAATAGACATCACCCGGAATTGTGAGGCCAGTTCTGGTTGTTCGTCAACATTGATTTTGCCAACTTTAGAATGGCTGACTTCATCGGCAATTTCGTCAACAATCGGTGAAACCATTTTACAAGGGCCACACCATGGTGCCCAAAAATCTACCAATACGGGTTTATCTGACTGTACAACTTCTTTTTCAAAATTTTCTTTAGTTACAGTTAATACGCTCATTTGTAATCTCCTTGTTCGTTCATTTGTTGAGATTATTATAACGCCTGCCGACTTTTATCTCCGTAACAAAGTCACATTAAAAATGTTTTTTCAGCAATTATTAATAGGCACTGCCCATCAACTGTTATGCTGTCAGAAAGCTCTCGCCTTTTAAGATCGTATCTTGGATAACATAGTCGGATATGCCTAATGCTCTTCCGACGTTCTCGAACATCAGATTAAGCAGCCCCTTTTCATCTATTTTCAGATTACCGGCAAGATATGACTTGACCAGCTCTTTGCACCCTGAAAAAATATACATATTTCGGAAATACAATTCTTCATCTGATATCCCCAGGTTTAAGAATTTGACAAGTCTATCATTATGAGGCATAAAACGGGTATAAGTCTGCATATCATCCTTAGCGGTACGATCTACCAGGCTAAAATACATATCTTTATACGTTTCATTCATAAGCTGCGGGAAAAAGAAGTGAAAACTCAAATAAAAAGCCAGTATTTCATTTCCCTGCGCTGCTTCAGCTCCTTTTTCAAGTGCTGCAAGTGTCATTTCTCCAAAAATCTCATATAAAATTTCCTGTTTCCGTGGGAAATGATAATTGACCAGACTTAGATTTATCCCTAACTGATCAGCAATTTCCTTCATTGTTGTTTTCTCAAAACCATTTTCGACAAAAAGCTCAAAGCTTGTATCACATATTTTTTCTCTTGTTGATTTTTCAAATTTCATCTTATCCGTCCCTTTTTACATTCAGAAGGATTATTTCCGAATAATCTAAACTGTCAGCTGCCACCTTTGCCGTTTCCAGATATTTTTGGATACAAGTCGTCGGAACCCCGTTCATACTGAGGTTCAATCGATTAATTTCAACAATAACTTCTTCCCAGGTCATATCAATCATCCCTGCAAAATAATTTTTTACCAGTTCCATTACACTTCCGTATATAAAGAGTTTTTTACCAAAGTTATGTACCTCATCAAGGTCTTCTGTTTCCACAATCGGATAGTAAAACAACTCTAAAACATCGCCTAAATTTAATACTCTCTCGTCTCTAGCTATAACTTCTGAAATAAAAGTCCCCGTTGGTCGATCACAATTAATAGCCTT
This genomic interval from Eubacteriaceae bacterium ES3 contains the following:
- a CDS encoding DMT family transporter, which codes for MKLDRWVIYAILAALLFGLNAPFSKLLVNEMSPLYLAAFLYLGAGVGMLVLVVLNKKKQSEKEAPLTREELPSVVLMILLDIAAPIFLMVGISQTNSATAALLGNFEIVATTLIAMIFFREAIGKRLTIAIVLITLSSMILTLGEGWQLEISIGAVFVLLACICWGFENNFTRNLSSKDPAQVVILKGFGSGTGALVIALIWGHFSATVVEIFLAMLLGFVAYGLSILFYIKAQRGLGAARTSAYYAAAPFMGVVISWIIFGTGLSIAFAAALMLMLAGTYFTVSEDHAHDHRHEAVAHEHQHCHDDKHHDHQHDDFDGEHSHAHEHEEHHHSHQHLPDIHHRHIH
- a CDS encoding cytochrome c biogenesis protein CcdA produces the protein MDYLIAFLEGMITFISPCLLPMLPVYLSFLTGQQEEQYKLRSLGNALGFVLGFTLVFVTLGAFSGTLGQWLNAYISQVNLIAGLIVILFGLQFMGILKIPFLDRSVKLNHSIENVHFLSAVLFGMVFSIGWTPCVGAFLGSALMLAASSGETLKGILMLLSYSMGLGIPFILSALVIDQLKATFNFIKQHYTLINRISGIFLILIGILMATGLFNSFLSILTF
- a CDS encoding TlpA disulfide reductase family protein produces the protein MNKQIKTIILIGTFILLMVAAAFLYQLLSKSNEPASPSSQESGSAIGQNAPDFLVFDANGNAVRLSDFEGKPIVLNFWASWCPPCLSEMYFFNEAYLEKGTEVTFLMVDLTDGQRETQDDGQRYVDSQGFSFPVYFDLEQDAGIQMGITSIPTTYFIDAGGIIQFGYQGAITSDLLLDGINELLNP
- a CDS encoding VIT1/CCC1 transporter family protein; this translates as MDQKMFLRFQQDEMDSYEIYRRIGSRSKDRENGKILLQIAEEEKNHALKFEEYSHKKIKANMLKVYFFVFMSMIFGFTFAVRLLEKGEEKGLEGYSDQVEKIPELKKIIDEEEVHEELLLNMLDEERLQYVGSMVLGMNDALVELTGALAGYTFAMQDTKIIAMAGLITGISATLSMSASGYLQAKADGEKNPLKSSVYTGFAYLITVVLLILPFLVMGQDAFMIALAITLTIAVLIIAVFNYYISVAKNTPFKRDFLTMAGISLSVAVISFIIGIIVKNVLGIEL
- a CDS encoding Crp/Fnr family transcriptional regulator, yielding MLDQPLIPFLQSHLTFWPQLSEEQKSLLLDNSILKTYTQGENIHSGDNDCVGVLLIKSGELRTYILSEDGRDITLYRLNEGEVCILSASCILSNITFDVHIDAEKASSVILINASIFQKICSQNIYAENFSYKSAIDRFSDVMWAMQQILFMSFDKRLTIFLLDEVSKSGSNVIAMTHEQIAKYVGSAREVVSRMLKYFEKEGYVKLSRGKIEVIDKVNLREMI
- the trxA gene encoding thioredoxin, whose translation is MSTNERTRRLQMSVLTVTKENFEKEVVQSDKPVLVDFWAPWCGPCKMVSPIVDEIADEVSHSKVGKINVDEQPELASQFRVMSIPTLAVFKDGKIVKTVVGAKPKADILKMLEA
- a CDS encoding TetR/AcrR family transcriptional regulator, translating into MKFEKSTREKICDTSFELFVENGFEKTTMKEIADQLGINLSLVNYHFPRKQEILYEIFGEMTLAALEKGAEAAQGNEILAFYLSFHFFFPQLMNETYKDMYFSLVDRTAKDDMQTYTRFMPHNDRLVKFLNLGISDEELYFRNMYIFSGCKELVKSYLAGNLKIDEKGLLNLMFENVGRALGISDYVIQDTILKGESFLTA
- a CDS encoding TetR/AcrR family transcriptional regulator; protein product: MESGNTGMTTRDIIIQGCEELFYEKGYKETKFLLISEKTGKPKSLINYYFPVKADLVKVLIKRLIEQVAELVDDNVEEDDVVKQLVFNHIFYKAINCDRPTGTFISEVIARDERVLNLGDVLELFYYPIVETEDLDEVHNFGKKLFIYGSVMELVKNYFAGMIDMTWEEVIVEINRLNLSMNGVPTTCIQKYLETAKVAADSLDYSEIILLNVKRDG